In Schizosaccharomyces osmophilus chromosome 2, complete sequence, the following proteins share a genomic window:
- the aah1 gene encoding cell wall alpha-amylase-like protein Aah1, with the protein MGLLHFSLLALGVFSGVQQGLAKTAEEWRDRVVYQILTDRFAVNDTSNPECQKGSGKYCGGTWKGIQSKLDYIQEMGFNAVWMSPIDKNVEGTYGEDGESYHGYWNSDFTRLNDHWGSEDDLIDLINDMHNRDMWVMFDALANSMAIPGPPENITYSNLHPFNSSDYFHPFCWIDYASTNNSEIEDCWAGDDEIILADLNLESKQVSSYLNEHIHDVVQRYGIDGIRVDAIKQMNPNFFPDYLKSAGVFSVGEMFSYNPDISCSVRHQIDSITSYPIRQGIEFAFNNTGAAFQYLQQIDTQFQQACSGQDMSTVANFLENHDLPRYPYITDDASQNKGAIVFLLLHTGIPIIYYGQEQHLTGGAGTSDNREALWNYGYNISSPNYQLIRTVVALRKQAMHDNDKWTTTNHQFLNNELRYSFVQKGDVLGVYTNFESNSDKVAYDVSSNFDEGTVVREVLSNTTATVGSSGTLPVTITTGMPQVYYPEASLTSFEKFLGTPTSIYSSSVSYPTSSLSDSLSSSSSFASPTTFSSVSTHHRTYTSGSSTFTADSTSTAYSTSKPTGSHESKGSSTKPLSLMMAATCFLAVALLV; encoded by the coding sequence ATGGGATTGTTACACTTTTCGTTACTTGCCTTAGGTGTTTTCAGCGGAGTGCAGCAAGGTCTGGCAAAAACCGCTGAAGAATGGCGAGACCGTGTTGTTTATCAAATTTTGACGGATCGTTTTGCCGTCAACGATACTTCGAACCCTGAGTGTCAAAAGGGTTCTGGCAAGTACTGCGGTGGTACTTGGAAAGGCATTCAATCCAAGCTGGATTACATTCAGGAGATGGGTTTCAATGCTGTTTGGATGTCTCCTATCGATAAAAATGTCGAAGGTACGTATGGCGAAGACGGTGAGTCGTATCACGGTTACTGGAACAGCGATTTTACTCGCTTGAACGATCATTGGGGTTCCGAAGACGATTTAATTGATCTTATTAATGATATGCATAATCGTGATATGTGGGTCATGTTCGATGCCCTTGCCAACTCCATGGCTATTCCTGGTCCCCCTGAGAATATCACCTATTCTAATCTTCATCCTTTCAATTCATCTGATTACTTCCATCCTTTCTGCTGGATCGATTATGCCAGCACCAATAATTCCGAGATTGAAGATTGCTGGGCTGGTGATGATGAAATCATCCTCGCCGATTTGAATCTCGAATCTAAGCAAGTTTCTAGTTATCTGAATGAACATATTCACGATGTTGTTCAGCGCTATGGTATTGATGGTATCCGTGTGGACGCCATTAAGCAAATGAACCCCAACTTCTTTCCCGATTATCTTAAGTCTGCTGGTGTTTTCTCCGTTGGTGAGATGTTTTCCTATAACCCTGACATTTCCTGCTCTGTTCGCCACCAAATCGATAGCATTACCAGCTATCCAATTCGACAAGGAATCGAATTTGCTTTCAATAATACCGGAGCTGCTTTCCAATACCTTCAACAAATTGATACTCAGTTTCAGCAGGCTTGTTCCGGTCAAGATATGTCTACTGTCGCtaactttttggaaaaccatGATTTACCCCGTTATCCCTACATTACGGATGATGCCTCGCAAAACAAAGGTGCCATCGTGTTTCTTTTACTCCATACTGGCATTCccattatttattatggACAAGAACAGCACCTGACTGGTGGTGCCGGTACGTCTGATAATCGTGAAGCTTTGTGGAATTACGGTTATAACATTAGCTCACCTAATTATCAGTTAATTCGTACGGTCGTCGCTTTGCGTAAACAAGCTATGCATGACAATGATAAATGGACGACAACAAATCACCAGTTTTTAAACAATGAACTACGTTATTCATTCGTTCAAAAGGGAGACGTTCTTGGCGTCTACACAAACTTTGAGTCAAATTCCGACAAGGTTGCTTACGATGTCAGTTCCAACTTTGACGAAGGAACCGTAGTTCGTGAAGTTTTAAGCAATACAACTGCTACTGTGGGTTCTTCTGGTACTTTACCAGTTACAATAACTACTGGTATGCCTCAAGTCTATTATCCAGAGGCTAGCTTGActtcctttgaaaagtttttgggAACACCTACGAGTAtctattcttcttctgtcTCGTATCCAACATCTTCATTGTCCGACTCACTTTCATCTAgctcttcttttgcttcaccaacaacattttcttcagttTCTACGCATCACAGAACCTATACGAGCGGCTCTTCCACCTTTACTGCTGATTCAACAAGCACTGCTTACTCTACCAGCAAACCTACTGGTTCTCACGAGTCCAAGGGATCTTCTACGAAGCCTTTGTCTTTGATGATGGCGGCCACTTGCTTTTTAGCCGTTGCGTTACTGGTTTAA
- the vph2 gene encoding ER membrane V-ATPase assembly factor Vph3 — MVTYQLTDQQKRELQVQDSIIDGKQLKKSLIKLRKEKKDADLKPFLRGIQLSSLCMPRSNNDVARDKRDIDELREKSLYDGVQLLPSMAGVSDDSQLQEKAEDKKAKNQLSAIINILFTVVGTTFAVWYCTSSFRIENRVAICGFSSLLVLIADTFLYIRFLTLPPVQAPKRARGEVIYTWSTKDPLDQDDQILSFLNSPVPIKEKKNN, encoded by the exons ATGGTGACATATCAACTTACTGACCAGCAAAAGCGAGAATTGCAAGTACAAGATTCCATCATTGATGGAAAACAACTAAAAAAAAGCCTTATCAAGcttagaaaagaaaaaaaagatgcgGATTTGAAACCTTTTCTACGAGGAATCCAGCTATCGTCCTTATGCATGCCTCGTTCCAATAATGATGTTGCTCGAGACAAAAGGGACATCGATGAGCTGAGGGAAAAAAGTCTCTATGATGGGGTTCAGCTATTGCCTTCTATGGCAGGTGTATCCGACGATAGTCAACTTCAGGAAAAAGCGgaagacaaaaaagcaaaaaaccaattaaGCGCCATCataaacattctttttactgTAGTGGGGACCACATTTGCAGTGTGGTATTGCACATCTTCTTTTCGAATAGAAAAC AGAGTGGCTATATGTGGATTTTCATCTCTCTTGGTCCTAATTGCTGATACATTTCTTTACATTCGGTTTCTTACTTTACCACCCGTACAAGCGCCAAAGCGTGCTAGAGGTGAAGTTATCTATACGTGGAGTACCAAAGATCCACTTGACCAAGACGACCAGattttatcatttttaaaCAGTCCTGTCCcaataaaagagaaaaagaataattaG
- a CDS encoding catalase: MLEEAKKLVQGESAPVYTTSTGCPIYNSLASARIGKGGPILLQDFHLIDLYQKFDRERIPERVVHAKGSGAFGTFEVTKDITKFTKLKMFNKVGKKTPMLARFSQVSGEQGSPDTFRDPRGFALKFYAEDGIFDMVGNNTPIFFIRDPAKFPVFIHSQKRDPQSALRDNTAYWDYLSQNPESTHQVMILFSDLGGTPYGYRFMNGFSSHTYKFVNDKNEFYYCKWHFLSNQGTKSMTNEEAAEMFGINPEFGRQDLFEAIDRGDYPSWTLYVQIMTPEDAEKFKYNPFDLTKVWPHKDVPMHEVGRMTLDKNPENFFTDIEEAAFSPSHMLPGVDVSPDPVLQVRTFSYPDTHRHRLGANFEQIPVNKPRCPVFNYSRDGPMNVTDNQGSMPNYPSSLQPLAKEYHEPNENHEKWVGEVTYHMDEITDVDFEQPRAFWERVLGKQPGQQDNFVKNVAGHLSKAVPVVRQRQYKVFGRVHPELGARIEKSTEEEAQKATKTGNKVVNQGNKHMFEPAN, from the coding sequence ATGCTAGAGGAAGCTAAGAAGTTAGTACAAGGCGAAAGTGCCCCAGTGTACACCACTAGTACGGGATGTCCTATTTACAATTCACTTGCTAGTGCTCGTATCGGTAAAGGAGGTCCTATTCTATTGCAGGATTTCCATTTGATTGATCTGTACCAAAAGTTTGACCGTGAAAGGATTCCCGAACGTGTCGTGCATGCCAAAGGTTCCGGTGCATTTGGCACCTTTGAGGTAACAAAGGATATTACGAAATTcacaaaattgaaaatgttcAATAAAgttggaaagaaaactccCATGTTAGCAAGATTTTCCCAGGTCAGTGGTGAACAAGGTTCTCCGGACACCTTCCGTGACCCTCGAGGATTTGCCCTTAAGTTTTATGCTGAAGATGGTATTTTCGATATGGTTGGAAACAATACTcctattttcttcattcgtGACCCTGCTAAATTCCCCGTGTTCATCCATTCTCAGAAAAGAGACCCCCAAAGTGCCCTACGGGACAATACCGCTTATTGGGATTACTTATCTCAAAATCCAGAATCCACTCATCAGGtcatgattcttttttctgaCCTCGGAGGTACACCTTATGGATATCGATTTATGAATGGTTTTTCTAGTCACACGTACAAGTTTGTCAATGATAAGAACGAATTTTATTATTGCAAATGGCACTTCCTTAGCAACCAGGGAACCAAGAGTATGACGAATGAAGAGGCTGCTGAGATGTTCGGAATAAACCCAGAGTTTGGACGACAAGATTTGTTTGAAGCAATTGATCGTGGTGATTATCCCAGCTGGACTCTTTATGTACAGATTATGACACCTGAGGATGCTGAAAAGTTTAAATACAACCCCTTCGACCTTACCAAGGTATGGCCTCACAAAGATGTTCCCATGCATGAAGTCGGCCGTATGACTTTGGACAAAAACCCTGAAAACTTCTTTACCGACATTGAAGAAGCTGCTTTTTCTCCCTCTCATATGCTACCAGGTGTGGATGTTTCTCCTGACCCAGTCTTGCAAGTTCGCACTTTCAGTTACCCTGATACTCATCGTCATCGCTTGGGTGCTAACTTTGAGCAAATTCCCGTGAACAAGCCTAGATGCCCTGTCTTTAATTATTCTCGTGATGGACCCATGAATGTTACTGATAATCAAGGTAGTATGCCCAACTACCCTTCATCATTACAACCTTTGGCCAAGGAATATCATGAGCCTAACGAGAATCACGAAAAGTGGGTTGGTGAAGTTACTTATCATATGGATGAAATTACCGATGTTGACTTTGAGCAGCCTAGAGCTTTCTGGGAGAGGGTTTTAGGAAAACAACCTGGTCAACAAGACAACTTTGTCAAAAATGTTGCAGGCCATCTTTCCAAAGCAGTTCCCGTGGTACGACAAAGACAATATAAGGTATTCGGTAGAGTCCATCCCGAATTGGGAGCTCGGATTGAAAAGTCTACTGAGGAAGAGGCTCAAAAGGCTACTAAAACCGGAAACAAGGTTGTGAATCAAGGCAACAAGCATATGTTTGAACCAGCTAATTAA
- a CDS encoding transmembrane transporter — protein MTPPVENGNQKDGMFGISRRRSRIEPPPTEFLNELRPEIESIKEENESNNFIKQKNEYLISSNELDNSGAPSFTDVSTHSKNDNANMIPPKRSIALILVNSIMSDMSFGVALPTSPSYTQKLGGTDAFSGLVVGIPTLISLLLLYPMLKFATPKSAKGYTLYYRPMLVSVFAHSVGHLMYCMADQANWLYLILIGRMFNGIGFTMFLYHKKYATDKLLVGHNRRTFLATLNILAQTLGFMAGPFLGGILAKGTRKLDNRVFNQYTGGSWVMMYIWILFGVFLVIFYKEVYPKDDRTVLEKPVDVDENSGPLSLKHIYLLTFLGLAAFVSYFNISGYQTSIPIYASKLYNYNAYQSGNFISLAALVISPFVFLSTFLSRWLEDRHIMLIGFTIGIIALVLHLILDAVHKIPVQAYFVFYSVMMYGFSIGSAPLVSLASKQMQPKYHVLSSVLFQVGLSLSNTVGAICGGAIYSITTVGFIGLCIGLSVVSFIQFLTLWNSMKLKLN, from the coding sequence ATGACACCGCCAGtagaaaatggaaaccaaaaagatgGGATGTTTGGGATTAGCCGTCGAAGATCCCGAATTGAACCTCCTCCTACTGAATTCCTGAATGAATTGAGACCTGAAATAGAGTCTatcaaggaagaaaatgaatcaaaCAATTTTATCAAACAGAAAAACGAATATCTTATATCTTCCAATGAGTTGGATAATAGCGGTGCGCCTAGTTTTACAGATGTGTCCACTCACTCCAAAAATGACAATGCAAATATGATTCCTCCCAAGCGATCGATCGCTTTAATTTTGGTGAATAGTATCATGTCCGACATGTCTTTTGGTGTGGCTTTACCAACATCTCCTTCCTATACTCAAAAGCTTGGTGGTACGGACGCGTTTTCTGGCTTAGTAGTGGGAATTCCAACTCTCATTTCATTATTGTTGCTTTATCCAATGCTGAAATTTGCAACACCAAAGTCTGCGAAGGGATACACGTTGTATTATCGACCAATGTTAGTTTCTGTCTTCGCTCACAGTGTTGGGCATTTGATGTATTGCATGGCCGATCAAGCAAACTGGCTGTATTTAATTCTCATTGGTCGTATGTTTAATGGTATAGGGTTTACCATGTTTTTGTATCATAAAAAGTACGCGACAGACAAATTACTTGTCGGACACAACCGCCGAACGTTTCTCGCAACGTTGAACATTCTGGCACAAACCTTGGGTTTTATGGCTGGTCCTTTCTTGGGTGGTATTTTGGCGAAAGGTACAAGAAAGTTGGATAATCGTGTTTTTAATCAATACACTGGTGGCTCATGGGTTATGATGTATATatggattctttttggtGTGTTTTTGGTCattttttacaaagaagTATATCCGAAAGACGATCGTACGGTATTGGAAAAGCCTGTTGACGTTGATGAAAATAGTGGTCCATTGTCACTTAAAcatatttatttgcttACTTTTCTTGGATTAGCTGCTTTTGTGTCGTATTTTAATATTTCTGGCTATCAAACCAGTATACCAATTTACGCGAGTAAGTTGTACAATTATAATGCTTACCAGTCTGgtaattttatttcactAGCAGCATTGGTCATTTCTCCATTTGTCTTTTTAAGCACCTTTCTTTCACGCTGGTTGGAGGATCGACATATCATGCTAATTGGATTTACTATTGGAATCATAGCTCTCGTTTTACACCTTATTTTGGATGCTGTTCACAAAATTCCTGTCCAAGCGTACTTTGTGTTCTATTCAGTAATGATGTATGGATTTAGCATTGGTTCGGCACCTTTGGTTTCACTAGCTTCTAAACAAATGCAACCCAAATATCATGTTTTGAGCAGTGTACTATTCCAAGTTGGATTGTCCCTTTCCAACACTGTTGGTGCAATATGTGGTGGTGCTATTTACAGCATCACAACAGTTGGTTTTATAGGTCTTTGTATTGGGCTATCTGTTGTTTCATTTATACAATTTTTGACTTTGTGGAATTCTATGAAGTTGAAGTTGAATTAA